The proteins below come from a single Halostagnicola larsenii XH-48 genomic window:
- a CDS encoding NAD-binding protein translates to MLERVRAHRPRGRVAVWIVTAIALLSIATGVIAIVTEPTVQTGGFWGDLQAVSEFSGTVLGFALLVSAWGMYRGFRLAYVVAAALVLLAAVHGVAQSRLLSIPLVVLSLGGLVVLVLTSDRFTRSTSLTATQIGSMIAIIGVFSYGTAGAYALRAGFAELETVLDAVYFTFVTASTVGYGDVHPLTQGARLFAVSLIVLGPTTVGLTVGSLIGPEIESRLSRTGRRAKELDRTDGRERIAVLGYDGLTESLVDGLEKHADVCVVSDDQTVTGRLESRTVDVVVGDPADEETLRQAQVDAANAVLVATADDARNTYAVLAARELTDARIVVCTETGNRDALEKAGADVVVDPGKLLTNAIVGTAAGSSQGRDHSAASTADQSG, encoded by the coding sequence ATGCTCGAGCGTGTCCGTGCCCATCGTCCGCGGGGTCGCGTCGCCGTCTGGATCGTCACGGCGATCGCGTTGCTCTCGATAGCCACCGGCGTGATCGCCATCGTCACCGAACCGACCGTCCAGACGGGCGGGTTCTGGGGCGACTTGCAGGCGGTTTCGGAGTTCAGCGGGACCGTCCTCGGCTTCGCGTTACTCGTCAGCGCCTGGGGAATGTATCGCGGCTTTCGGCTCGCGTACGTCGTCGCCGCGGCGCTCGTCCTCCTCGCCGCAGTCCACGGGGTCGCCCAGTCGCGCCTGCTCTCGATCCCGCTCGTGGTGCTGTCGCTTGGCGGCCTGGTCGTCCTCGTCCTCACGAGCGACCGATTCACCAGGTCGACGTCGCTCACCGCGACCCAGATCGGCTCGATGATCGCGATCATCGGCGTCTTCTCCTACGGGACCGCCGGCGCCTACGCGCTCCGGGCGGGATTCGCCGAACTCGAGACCGTCCTCGACGCCGTCTACTTCACGTTCGTCACCGCCAGCACGGTCGGCTACGGTGACGTTCACCCCCTCACACAGGGCGCGCGGCTGTTCGCGGTTTCGCTCATCGTGCTCGGACCGACGACCGTCGGGCTGACCGTCGGTTCGCTGATCGGCCCCGAAATCGAGAGTCGCCTCTCTCGAACCGGACGACGAGCGAAAGAACTGGATCGGACGGATGGACGCGAGCGAATCGCCGTGCTCGGCTACGACGGGCTGACCGAATCGCTCGTCGACGGCCTCGAGAAGCACGCGGACGTGTGCGTGGTCAGCGACGACCAGACGGTGACCGGTCGACTCGAGAGTCGGACCGTCGACGTGGTCGTCGGCGACCCGGCCGACGAGGAGACGCTTCGGCAGGCGCAGGTAGACGCGGCGAACGCCGTCCTCGTCGCCACGGCCGACGACGCACGGAACACCTACGCCGTGCTCGCCGCGCGGGAACTGACCGACGCGCGGATCGTCGTCTGTACGGAAACGGGAAACCGGGACGCCCTCGAGAAAGCCGGTGCCGATGTCGTAGTCGATCCCGGAAAGCTACTGACGAACGCCATCGTCGGAACCGCAGCCGGTTCGAGCCAGGGGCGCGATCACTCCGCCGCGTCGACTGCCGACCAGAGCGGGTAG
- a CDS encoding AIR synthase family protein yields MPGKVGPADLLEHVFGRTGAADETVLQGPADGEDAAAVDWPGGTLVVSSDPISLAASQVGTLGVHVACNDVAASGADPRWLTAVVMLPEGADIEPISRDLDAAAREIGASIVGGHSEYVDALERPLVSLTAMGATESFVPTGGANPGDAVILTGSAGLEGTAILAADFGDDLDVDPTICERAETFLEEISVVPAARLVREHATAMHDPTEGGVAAGLLEIARASDCRLEIDRNAVPVREETVALCEAAGVDPLRIFGSGALLATIPEDSLESALESLAANGIEAAAIGTVREAATESGLELGDETITDPIEDDLYPLWSAVDAAE; encoded by the coding sequence ATGCCCGGGAAAGTAGGTCCGGCCGATCTGCTCGAGCACGTGTTCGGACGGACGGGAGCAGCCGACGAAACCGTCCTGCAGGGACCCGCAGACGGCGAGGACGCCGCTGCGGTCGACTGGCCGGGTGGCACGCTCGTCGTGAGTTCCGATCCGATCTCGCTCGCGGCCTCACAGGTCGGCACGCTCGGCGTCCACGTCGCGTGCAACGACGTCGCAGCCTCCGGTGCCGACCCGCGGTGGCTCACCGCCGTCGTCATGCTCCCCGAGGGGGCCGATATCGAGCCGATCAGCCGCGACCTCGACGCCGCCGCGCGCGAGATCGGCGCGTCGATCGTCGGCGGCCACTCGGAGTACGTCGATGCGCTCGAGCGACCGCTCGTCTCGCTGACGGCGATGGGGGCGACCGAGTCGTTCGTCCCGACCGGCGGGGCGAACCCCGGCGATGCAGTCATCCTGACCGGCTCGGCGGGACTCGAGGGAACCGCGATCCTCGCGGCGGATTTCGGGGACGATCTCGACGTGGACCCGACGATCTGCGAGCGAGCCGAGACGTTTCTCGAGGAGATCAGCGTCGTCCCCGCCGCGCGTCTCGTTCGCGAGCACGCGACGGCGATGCACGACCCGACCGAGGGCGGCGTCGCCGCCGGACTGCTCGAGATCGCCAGAGCGTCGGACTGTCGACTCGAGATCGATCGCAACGCCGTCCCGGTTCGCGAGGAGACGGTCGCCCTCTGTGAAGCCGCCGGCGTCGACCCGCTGCGCATCTTCGGGTCGGGGGCGCTTCTCGCGACGATACCCGAGGACAGCCTCGAGTCCGCGCTCGAGTCGCTGGCAGCGAACGGCATCGAGGCGGCCGCGATCGGAACCGTTCGCGAGGCGGCGACCGAATCCGGACTCGAACTCGGCGACGAGACGATCACCGACCCCATCGAAGACGACCTCTACCCGCTCTGGTCGGCAGTCGACGCGGCGGAGTGA
- a CDS encoding winged helix-turn-helix transcriptional regulator, which yields MNETRAQIEAEIGTDPGIHFNALVRDLSLAPGQIQYHVRRLVDDGRVIRHEQFGRTHYYPPEYDAWERDAVAVLRRETAGAIATAIYSRESARPGALAADLDIPRSTLEHHLSHLEDCDVVEREYVRGNRVSLSLVRPSETAALLEAVSPTPGTRLVDRFERLVDSLLEEE from the coding sequence ATGAACGAAACAAGAGCGCAGATCGAAGCCGAGATCGGAACGGATCCTGGAATCCACTTCAACGCCCTCGTGCGAGACCTTTCGCTCGCGCCGGGGCAGATCCAGTATCACGTGCGACGACTGGTCGACGACGGCCGCGTAATTCGACACGAGCAGTTCGGTCGCACGCACTACTACCCGCCGGAGTACGACGCGTGGGAGCGAGACGCCGTCGCCGTTTTGCGCCGGGAGACCGCGGGCGCCATCGCGACGGCGATCTATTCTCGAGAGTCCGCCCGACCGGGTGCGCTCGCCGCCGACCTCGACATCCCCCGGAGCACGCTCGAGCACCACCTTTCGCACCTCGAAGACTGCGACGTCGTCGAGCGGGAGTACGTCCGCGGCAATCGCGTCTCCCTCTCGCTGGTTCGACCCTCGGAGACGGCGGCCCTGCTCGAGGCCGTTTCGCCGACGCCGGGAACCAGGCTCGTCGATCGCTTCGAGCGACTGGTCGATTCCCTGCTCGAGGAGGAGTGA
- a CDS encoding TIGR04024 family LLM class F420-dependent oxidoreductase yields the protein MSSRDVHLPVAAQPSVDALVEYAQAAEAGGYDFAWLPETWGRDAVTVLTAIAERTETIGVGSSIVNTYSRSPALLGQTAATLQEVADGRFRLGIGPSGPIVIENWHGLEFDDPLRRTREYVEVIRRVLSGDPVEYDGDQFSLSGFKLRSEPPARTPPVDVTGMGPKAVELAGRFADGWHAIMFTADGMADRLEDLRRGAELGGRSPEDVRVTVGVTCCALEDAERARELARQHAAFYIGGMGTYYRDSLVRQGYEQAETIHDAWQEGDRERATAALDDDLLDELCAAGSLETARENLAAFESLGGVDAVAVSFPRGASEAEIRETLSALAPADDSR from the coding sequence ATGAGTTCTCGAGACGTCCACCTTCCGGTGGCCGCACAGCCGAGCGTCGACGCCCTCGTCGAGTACGCGCAGGCGGCCGAAGCCGGCGGCTACGACTTCGCGTGGCTGCCCGAAACGTGGGGCCGGGACGCGGTGACGGTGCTTACCGCCATCGCCGAACGAACCGAGACGATCGGGGTCGGCTCGAGCATCGTCAACACCTACTCGCGCTCGCCCGCCCTGCTCGGCCAGACCGCGGCCACGTTACAGGAGGTTGCAGACGGGCGATTTCGCCTCGGAATCGGGCCGAGTGGCCCCATCGTGATCGAGAACTGGCATGGCCTCGAGTTCGACGACCCGCTTCGTCGCACTCGCGAGTACGTCGAGGTAATTCGACGGGTGCTCTCGGGCGACCCCGTCGAGTACGACGGCGACCAGTTCTCGCTCTCGGGGTTCAAACTCCGGAGCGAGCCCCCCGCGCGGACGCCGCCGGTCGACGTGACCGGCATGGGACCGAAGGCCGTCGAACTCGCCGGCCGCTTCGCCGACGGCTGGCACGCGATTATGTTCACGGCCGACGGGATGGCAGACAGGCTCGAGGACCTCCGGCGCGGGGCCGAACTCGGCGGCCGGTCGCCCGAGGACGTTCGCGTGACGGTTGGCGTAACCTGCTGCGCCCTCGAGGACGCCGAACGAGCGCGGGAACTCGCTCGCCAGCACGCCGCCTTCTACATCGGCGGCATGGGAACGTACTATCGCGATTCGCTCGTCCGACAGGGCTACGAGCAGGCCGAAACGATCCACGACGCCTGGCAAGAGGGCGACCGCGAGCGGGCGACCGCGGCCCTCGACGACGACCTTCTGGACGAACTCTGTGCCGCGGGCAGTCTCGAGACGGCTCGAGAGAACCTAGCGGCGTTCGAGTCGCTCGGGGGCGTCGACGCCGTGGCGGTGAGTTTCCCCCGCGGCGCGAGCGAAGCCGAGATTCGAGAGACGCTGTCGGCGCTGGCCCCTGCGGACGACTCGAGGTGA
- a CDS encoding SDR family NAD(P)-dependent oxidoreductase has protein sequence MSTEQFSVDGDVAVVTGASSGIGKAIAESFAADGVDVVICSREQDNVDPVADGILESDRPGDAVAVECDVTDREAVEALVETTVEEFGGLDVLVNNAGASFMAGFDDISPNGWETIVDINVNGTYHCTHAAAEHLKDGGGAVINLASVAGQQGSAYMSHYGAAKAAVINLTTSLAAEWAGDGVRVNCIAPGFVATPGVESQMGVSADSIDRSDVDRQIGTVEEIADIAQFLASPASSYMVGETIAAKGVPRVEESPDV, from the coding sequence ATGAGTACCGAACAGTTCAGCGTCGACGGCGACGTCGCCGTCGTCACGGGCGCCTCGAGCGGGATCGGGAAGGCGATCGCGGAGTCGTTCGCGGCCGACGGCGTCGATGTCGTCATCTGCTCGCGCGAACAGGACAACGTTGATCCGGTCGCAGATGGCATTCTCGAGAGCGACCGACCGGGAGACGCCGTCGCCGTCGAGTGCGACGTGACCGACCGCGAGGCCGTCGAGGCGCTCGTCGAGACGACCGTCGAGGAGTTCGGCGGTCTCGACGTGTTGGTGAACAACGCCGGGGCGTCGTTCATGGCCGGGTTCGACGACATCAGTCCGAACGGCTGGGAGACCATCGTCGACATCAACGTCAACGGGACCTACCACTGCACGCACGCCGCCGCGGAACACCTCAAGGACGGCGGCGGCGCGGTCATCAACCTCGCGAGCGTCGCCGGCCAGCAGGGATCGGCGTACATGAGCCACTACGGCGCGGCGAAGGCGGCCGTGATCAACCTCACGACATCCCTCGCCGCCGAGTGGGCGGGAGACGGCGTTCGGGTCAACTGCATCGCTCCCGGCTTCGTCGCCACGCCCGGCGTCGAGAGTCAGATGGGCGTCTCCGCGGACTCGATCGACCGGTCGGACGTGGATCGACAGATCGGAACCGTCGAGGAGATCGCCGACATCGCGCAGTTCCTCGCGAGTCCCGCCTCGTCGTACATGGTCGGCGAAACGATTGCCGCCAAGGGCGTCCCTCGAGTCGAGGAGTCGCCGGACGTATGA
- a CDS encoding alpha-hydroxy-acid oxidizing protein gives MADEHSQPDRTRYGPDRQEAIYRSGMLRNELPEYPVSFEDLAQRALEELDDEAAAYVAGGAGSESTIEANDRAFDEWRIVPRMLRDVSERDLSLELFDTELPAPVLLAPIGVQSIVHDDAELAVARAAAEFEIPFVCSSVASYTFEEVADELGDSPGWFQLYWSSDRDVAASFLERAEDAGYEAVVVTLDTPKMGWRERDIELGYLPFLEGEGVTNYFEDPAFRERIDGEPEHNLVAALESFTDCFGNPSLTWDDLEFLRERTDLPIILKGILHPDDAREAVARGVDGIVVSNHGGRQIDGAVPALTALPDVVEAVDGAIPILFDSGIRRGSDAFRALALGADAVLLGRPYVYGLAVGGEDGVRSVLGNFLADLDLTVGLAGCRTLAEIDRSKLKRRDRR, from the coding sequence ATGGCAGACGAGCATTCACAACCGGATCGAACCCGGTACGGACCCGACCGACAGGAAGCGATCTATCGGAGCGGAATGCTCCGAAACGAGTTACCGGAGTATCCCGTTTCGTTCGAGGACTTAGCGCAGCGAGCGCTCGAGGAACTCGACGACGAGGCGGCCGCCTACGTCGCCGGCGGAGCCGGCTCGGAGTCGACGATCGAAGCCAACGACCGGGCGTTCGACGAGTGGCGAATCGTTCCCCGAATGCTCCGAGACGTCTCCGAACGCGATCTTTCGCTCGAGCTGTTCGACACGGAGCTTCCAGCACCCGTCCTGCTCGCGCCGATCGGCGTTCAGTCGATCGTCCACGACGACGCCGAACTCGCGGTCGCCCGCGCGGCGGCCGAGTTCGAAATCCCGTTCGTCTGTAGCTCCGTCGCCTCGTACACGTTCGAGGAGGTTGCAGACGAACTCGGCGACTCGCCGGGCTGGTTCCAGCTCTACTGGAGCTCCGATCGCGACGTGGCAGCGAGCTTCCTCGAGCGCGCCGAAGACGCCGGATACGAGGCCGTCGTCGTCACTCTCGACACCCCGAAGATGGGGTGGCGAGAACGTGACATCGAGCTGGGATACCTCCCGTTTCTCGAGGGTGAAGGCGTCACGAACTACTTCGAGGACCCGGCGTTCCGCGAGCGAATCGACGGCGAACCCGAGCACAACCTCGTCGCCGCCCTCGAGTCTTTCACGGACTGTTTTGGCAACCCCTCGCTGACGTGGGACGACCTCGAGTTCCTGCGGGAACGGACCGATCTCCCGATCATCCTCAAAGGGATTCTCCACCCGGACGATGCGCGCGAGGCCGTCGCCCGCGGTGTCGACGGGATCGTCGTCTCGAACCACGGCGGTCGCCAGATCGACGGGGCGGTTCCCGCACTCACGGCGCTACCGGACGTCGTCGAAGCTGTCGACGGGGCGATTCCGATCCTCTTCGACAGCGGGATCCGCCGGGGCAGCGACGCGTTCCGCGCGCTCGCGCTGGGTGCCGACGCCGTGCTTCTGGGCCGGCCGTACGTCTACGGACTCGCGGTCGGCGGCGAAGACGGCGTGCGGTCGGTGCTCGGAAACTTCCTCGCCGATCTGGATCTGACCGTCGGACTCGCGGGCTGTCGGACGCTCGCGGAGATCGACCGTTCGAAGCTCAAACGGCGGGATCGGAGATGA
- a CDS encoding HAD family hydrolase, with translation MTGPGGATNGGSRGEREPDHSRWEAVFWDIGGVILDLESVQAAHASFVDELADQYDLETSRERALETWRSTLGDHFRARDGTEFRSARSGYATAVETLVGEAVPREDWKPAFEAAVDESIEPVPGAPETIHRLAERDLHVGVVSDVDDAEGKRMLERFGVRSAFDSITTSEEVGRTKPDPAMFETALEKSGTTPERSLMIGDRYEHDVNGAAEAGIHGVAFGAEDGPAVSYRIEEPREVLEIVDERGRTL, from the coding sequence ATGACCGGACCGGGCGGAGCGACGAACGGCGGTTCGAGGGGCGAACGCGAGCCGGACCACAGCCGCTGGGAGGCCGTCTTCTGGGACATCGGCGGCGTCATCCTCGACCTCGAGTCGGTGCAGGCGGCCCACGCCTCGTTCGTCGACGAACTCGCCGACCAGTACGACCTCGAGACGAGTCGGGAGCGAGCGCTCGAGACGTGGCGGTCGACCCTCGGAGATCACTTCCGCGCTCGAGACGGCACGGAGTTTCGCTCGGCTCGATCGGGCTACGCCACGGCCGTCGAAACCCTCGTCGGCGAGGCGGTTCCCCGCGAGGACTGGAAACCGGCCTTCGAGGCGGCCGTGGACGAGTCCATCGAGCCGGTTCCCGGCGCGCCGGAGACTATCCATCGACTCGCCGAGCGGGACCTCCACGTCGGCGTCGTCAGCGACGTCGACGACGCCGAGGGCAAACGGATGCTCGAGCGCTTCGGGGTGCGATCGGCGTTCGATTCGATCACAACCTCCGAGGAGGTCGGGCGGACCAAACCCGATCCGGCGATGTTCGAGACCGCACTCGAGAAATCGGGGACGACACCCGAACGCTCGCTCATGATCGGCGATCGGTACGAACACGACGTGAACGGGGCCGCCGAGGCGGGCATTCACGGCGTCGCGTTCGGCGCGGAAGACGGGCCGGCCGTCTCGTATCGAATCGAGGAGCCCCGCGAGGTGCTCGAGATCGTCGACGAACGGGGGAGAACATTGTAA
- a CDS encoding phosphotransferase family protein: protein MSDDYHERLVDEDALASFLTDHLGPADAYDVRRHLEGHSNETLFVTWGDRELVVRRPPPGDVAETAHDVLREYRVTNAVAYTDIPVPEPLFACEDHDVIGSDFYVMDRLEGDVLREDEPERFANPDARARIGEELVDTLATIHDLDYKSVGLGEFGRPTGYTQRQVDRWGQQLTWAFDVTVEEREVPDLSDVGEWLQENAPESHPHTLVHGDYKLDNVMFGPTETPELIGVFDWEMSTLGDPRADLGWMLSYWRDPKDPDPSIPELTTRFMEREGYSSRRELVERWESQTGYEFEHERFYRALAVYKLAALGEMFFRRYLEGNSDDPMYPKMEGRVPALAARAKRIVDGEEPL from the coding sequence ATGAGCGACGACTATCACGAGCGCCTCGTCGACGAGGACGCGCTGGCGTCGTTTCTGACCGACCACCTCGGGCCGGCCGACGCGTACGACGTTCGCCGACACCTCGAGGGCCACTCGAACGAGACGCTGTTCGTCACGTGGGGTGATCGAGAGCTGGTCGTCCGCCGGCCGCCGCCGGGCGATGTCGCGGAGACGGCCCACGACGTGCTTCGAGAGTATCGGGTGACGAACGCCGTCGCGTACACCGACATTCCCGTCCCGGAACCGCTTTTCGCGTGCGAAGACCACGACGTCATCGGGAGCGACTTCTACGTGATGGACCGCCTCGAGGGCGACGTGCTCCGGGAGGACGAACCCGAGCGCTTCGCGAACCCGGACGCTCGAGCGCGGATCGGCGAGGAACTCGTCGATACGCTGGCGACGATCCACGATCTGGACTACAAATCGGTCGGCTTGGGCGAGTTCGGACGCCCGACCGGCTACACCCAACGGCAGGTCGACCGCTGGGGCCAACAGCTCACGTGGGCGTTCGACGTGACCGTCGAGGAACGCGAAGTGCCGGATCTCTCCGACGTCGGCGAGTGGTTACAGGAGAACGCACCCGAATCACATCCGCACACGCTCGTCCACGGCGACTACAAGCTCGACAACGTGATGTTCGGACCGACGGAGACGCCGGAATTGATCGGCGTCTTCGACTGGGAGATGTCGACGCTCGGCGACCCGCGCGCGGATCTGGGCTGGATGCTTTCGTACTGGCGCGATCCGAAAGATCCCGACCCGTCGATTCCGGAGTTAACGACGCGCTTTATGGAACGAGAGGGGTACTCGAGTCGCCGCGAACTGGTCGAGCGCTGGGAGTCCCAGACGGGCTACGAGTTCGAACACGAGCGGTTCTACCGCGCGCTCGCAGTGTACAAACTCGCCGCCCTCGGCGAGATGTTCTTCCGGCGCTACCTCGAGGGCAACAGCGACGATCCGATGTACCCGAAGATGGAAGGTCGCGTGCCCGCGCTGGCCGCTCGAGCGAAGCGGATCGTCGACGGCGAGGAGCCCCTCTAG
- a CDS encoding 3-hydroxyacyl-CoA dehydrogenase/enoyl-CoA hydratase family protein, whose protein sequence is MSKGTIERVAVLGAGSMGHGITEVTAMAGYDVTMRDIEAELVEEGYDQIEWSLEKLEEKDRLDESAAAVLERIETTTDLGEAVADADLVIEAAPENLELKHDIFTDLEDLTDEDTLLASNTSSLPISDIADVLENSERVLGLHFFNPPVKMDLVEVIYGEQTTDEVAEAGYEWVESIDKTPIYVRKDIRGFVVNTVLGPFGGEAAWMVSEGEATIRQADAAMVHRRGYPMGPFELADMTGIDIGYHVRKEADDPIPPIIEEKVENETLGQKTGEGFYDYENGDGADYEPGDGDGFDTLRIEARLANRAAYIVGEGVSTPEEVDTGVRLGLGFPEGICRRADRIGIDTIFEKLETLRDETGSDRFEPHPYLEQLLEEGRTGEDAGAGFYEYGTDENGLDSYHNLNADLEDGVLRVELDRPERMNALSEDLLAEIDDLFSGVDTDEIRCVTIEGAGDRAFSAGADISGFASTKPTDMMDVTPAFETVNDFPRPVVARIDGYCLGGGLELALACDLRLATERSQFGAPEIGLGLIPGGGGTQRLMRILGETRAKELVFRGSHIDAERAQDWGLINRAVDREEFDDVVEEFVSDLRNGPPIGLEVAKKVMNEGEDASMEAALAMESQGFGLLISTDDVLEGTAAFAEDREPEFEGE, encoded by the coding sequence ATGTCAAAGGGAACCATCGAACGCGTCGCCGTCCTCGGCGCTGGGAGCATGGGTCACGGAATTACCGAAGTCACCGCGATGGCCGGCTACGACGTCACCATGCGGGACATCGAAGCGGAACTCGTCGAGGAGGGTTACGACCAGATCGAGTGGAGCCTCGAGAAACTCGAGGAGAAAGACCGACTCGACGAGTCCGCGGCGGCGGTTCTCGAGCGAATCGAGACGACAACCGACCTCGGCGAGGCCGTTGCCGACGCCGATCTGGTGATCGAGGCGGCCCCCGAGAACCTCGAGTTGAAACACGACATTTTCACCGATCTCGAGGACCTGACCGACGAGGACACCTTACTCGCGTCGAACACCTCGAGTCTGCCGATCAGCGACATCGCGGACGTGCTCGAGAACTCAGAACGGGTCCTCGGATTGCACTTTTTCAATCCGCCGGTGAAGATGGACCTCGTCGAGGTCATCTACGGCGAGCAGACGACCGACGAGGTCGCCGAAGCCGGCTACGAGTGGGTCGAATCGATCGACAAGACGCCGATTTACGTCCGGAAGGACATCCGCGGCTTCGTCGTCAACACCGTTCTCGGCCCCTTCGGCGGCGAGGCGGCGTGGATGGTCTCGGAGGGCGAGGCGACGATCCGCCAGGCCGACGCGGCGATGGTCCACCGGCGCGGCTATCCCATGGGACCGTTCGAACTCGCCGACATGACCGGGATCGACATCGGCTACCACGTCCGAAAAGAAGCGGACGACCCAATCCCGCCGATCATAGAGGAGAAGGTCGAAAACGAAACTCTCGGTCAGAAGACTGGCGAGGGGTTTTACGACTACGAAAACGGAGATGGTGCCGACTACGAGCCCGGTGACGGCGACGGATTCGACACGCTCCGGATCGAAGCCCGTCTTGCTAACCGGGCGGCGTACATCGTCGGCGAGGGCGTTTCGACCCCCGAAGAAGTCGACACCGGCGTCCGACTCGGGCTCGGTTTCCCCGAAGGCATCTGCCGCCGCGCGGACAGGATCGGCATCGACACCATCTTCGAGAAACTCGAGACGCTGCGAGACGAGACCGGTTCGGATCGATTCGAACCGCACCCCTACCTCGAGCAGCTTCTCGAGGAGGGTCGAACCGGCGAGGACGCCGGCGCGGGCTTCTACGAGTACGGTACCGACGAAAACGGGCTCGATTCCTACCACAATCTGAACGCCGACCTCGAGGACGGCGTCCTCCGGGTCGAACTCGATCGCCCGGAGCGGATGAACGCCCTCTCGGAGGATCTGCTCGCCGAAATAGACGACCTCTTCTCGGGCGTCGATACCGACGAGATCCGCTGTGTGACGATCGAGGGAGCGGGCGATCGAGCCTTTAGCGCCGGAGCCGACATTTCCGGCTTCGCCAGCACGAAGCCGACCGACATGATGGACGTGACGCCCGCGTTCGAGACGGTCAACGACTTCCCGCGGCCGGTCGTCGCCAGGATCGACGGCTACTGCCTCGGCGGCGGCCTCGAACTCGCACTCGCCTGCGACCTGCGGCTCGCAACGGAGCGCTCGCAGTTCGGCGCGCCCGAGATTGGGCTCGGCCTGATCCCCGGCGGCGGCGGTACCCAGCGACTCATGCGCATTTTGGGGGAGACTCGAGCGAAGGAACTCGTCTTCCGCGGCTCGCACATCGACGCCGAGCGGGCCCAGGACTGGGGACTGATCAACCGCGCCGTCGACCGCGAGGAGTTCGACGACGTCGTCGAGGAGTTCGTAAGCGACCTGCGAAATGGGCCGCCGATCGGCCTCGAGGTCGCCAAGAAGGTGATGAACGAAGGCGAGGACGCCAGCATGGAAGCGGCCCTCGCGATGGAGAGCCAGGGATTCGGCCTCCTGATCAGCACGGACGACGTACTCGAGGGAACGGCGGCATTCGCCGAGGATCGAGAGCCCGAGTTCGAAGGGGAGTAA
- a CDS encoding Lrp/AsnC family transcriptional regulator, which yields MTEGDPPNWDFKDRDIAILCELADDPQLSSRELTEVLESEYDIEVSHVTVSESIRRMRDEGVFREAIIPNEEYYIFALFEFKFNTEHFADSWQEAMEHIREDKHTLFFFLSDGEYQWKTVMMFRDRQEVSRWIHECYKDYGGVIANIRNSAVHNVLKFRTDPRIYEDLREE from the coding sequence ATGACCGAAGGCGACCCCCCAAATTGGGACTTCAAAGACCGCGACATCGCAATTCTCTGCGAACTCGCGGACGATCCGCAACTCTCCTCTCGAGAGCTAACCGAGGTGCTCGAGTCGGAGTACGACATCGAGGTTTCACACGTCACCGTCAGCGAATCGATCCGCCGAATGCGCGACGAGGGCGTCTTCCGAGAGGCGATCATCCCCAACGAGGAGTACTACATCTTCGCGCTGTTCGAGTTCAAGTTCAACACCGAACACTTCGCCGACAGCTGGCAGGAGGCCATGGAGCACATTCGCGAGGACAAGCACACGCTGTTTTTCTTCCTTTCCGATGGGGAGTACCAGTGGAAGACCGTGATGATGTTCCGGGACCGCCAGGAGGTCTCACGGTGGATCCACGAGTGCTACAAGGACTACGGCGGCGTCATCGCGAACATCCGCAACTCCGCGGTCCACAACGTCCTCAAGTTCCGCACCGATCCGCGGATCTACGAGGACCTTCGCGAGGAGTAG